The nucleotide window GAGGCGTACGTCTATCATGCGGGTCTCGCCCGCGCGTCACTCGTTTGGAACGTGCGGAGTTCGATTGCGCGGCGGCGGTTTCGACGAACGTCGCGCGAGTTCCTTTTCTCTCTTCCGGGAGTGCGACGCGATGGCCGGCGATATCCTTATGAACATCGGCGAGGCTCTGGTTGGCGAAGGCAACGAGATCGCCCACATCGACCTCTTGATCGGCAAGAAGGACGGCCCGGTCGGCGTCGCCTTCGCGAACGCCCTGGCCAACCAGTCGCACGGCCACACCAACCTGCTGGCCGTCCTCACGCCGAACCTGCTCGCCAAGCCGGCCACCGTGATGATCACGAAGGTCACGATCAAGGGGATGAAGCAGGCCGTCCAGATGTTCGGCCCCGCGCAGTCGGCGGTCGCCAAGGCCGTCGCCGACAGCGTCGCCGAAGGCGTCATCCCGGCCTCCGCGGCCGAAGACCTCGTCATCGTCTGCGGCGTGTTCATCCACCCCGAAGCCGAAGACAACGCCAAGATCCTCAAGTTCAACTATGAGGCCACCAAGCTCGCCATCGCCAACGCGATGAAGAACGAGCCCAAGATCGCCGAGATCACCGCGAAGAAGGACTCGGTCGAGCACCCCTTCGCCAAGTGACGACCCCCGCCGACGCCGGCCGCGATCCCGCGCCGGCGTCGGCTCGCCTTCATCCCTCCCCACTGCGCGGCGAGACCGTCATGGCCGACGACAAAGCCTCGATCCTGATCCAGCTCGACGTCGACCCCCAACCCAGCGTGTTCGACGCCGTCGTCGCTGTGGATGCGAAGGTCGATCATCTCTTCCGGCACGGCGACGTCACGCCCGAGAACGTCAAGGATCTGGTCTACGGCGCTCTCTTCACGCGAGGCCCGGCCGACCTCCACCGCACGGCCCTCTTCGTCGGCGGCTCGGACGTCTCCAAGGCCGAGGCCGTGCTGGAATCGATCCGGAGCACCTTCTTCGGCCCCTTCCGCGTCTCCGTCCTTCTGGACGCCAACGGCGCGAACACGACGGCCGCCGCCGCCGTCCTTTCGGCCGAGAAGGGAATGGGCGGATCGCTCGAAGGCGTGAACGCGGCGGTCCTGGCCGCGACCGGGCCTGTCGGCCAGCGCGTCGCCCGGCTACTGGGGAGACTCGGCGCCAA belongs to Paludisphaera rhizosphaerae and includes:
- the fae gene encoding formaldehyde-activating enzyme, with product MLMNIGEALVGEGNEIAHIDLLIGKKDGPVGVAFANALANQSHGHTNLLAVLTPNLLAKPATVMITKVTIKGMKQAVQMFGPAQSAVAKAVADSVAEGVIPASAAEDLVIVCGVFIHPEAEDNAKILKFNYEATKLAIANAMKNEPKIAEITAKKDSVEHPFAK
- a CDS encoding NAD(P)-dependent methylenetetrahydromethanopterin dehydrogenase, with translation MADDKASILIQLDVDPQPSVFDAVVAVDAKVDHLFRHGDVTPENVKDLVYGALFTRGPADLHRTALFVGGSDVSKAEAVLESIRSTFFGPFRVSVLLDANGANTTAAAAVLSAEKGMGGSLEGVNAAVLAATGPVGQRVARLLGRLGAKVAVGSRDENRAAKLADQLREATGSTYVPFSNASRDAMQPALEQASLIVSAGPEGARLLPASQWQGLKALKVVVDLNAVPPTGIEGIEPNDKGADRNGVRAWGALGVGGLKMKIHKRAIQELFRSNDKILNAEEALELGRDLG